One genomic window of Etheostoma spectabile isolate EspeVRDwgs_2016 chromosome 7, UIUC_Espe_1.0, whole genome shotgun sequence includes the following:
- the tspan31 gene encoding tetraspanin-31 has translation MVCGGFTCSKNALCSLNVVYMLVGLLLIGVAAWGKGFGLVSSIHIIGGVIAVGVFLLLIAIVGLIGAIHHHQVMLFFYMVILFIVFLFQFGVSCSCLAMNGGQQEALLNSAWRMLENKTKMDLENQLNCCGLLDVPESRAQFELDVAHCTALCKSESCHTCGDLMLTHATVALKILGGVGLFFSFTEILGVWLAVRYRNQKDPRANPSAFL, from the exons CTGGTCGGGCTGCTGCTGATTGGAGTAGCAGCATGGGGGAAGGGCTTTGGCTTGGTGTCCAGCATCCACATCATCGGCGGGGTCATCGCGGTGGGCGTCTTCCTGCTGCTCATCGCTATCGTTGGACTCATCGGAGCGATACACCATCACCAAGTCATGCTTTTCTTT TACATGGTCATTCTCTTTATCGTATTCCTGTTCCAATTTGGAGTTTCCTGTTCCTGCTTGGCAATGAACGGCGGTCAGCAG GAGGCCCTTCTGAACTCTGCTTGGAGAATGTTGGAAAACAAGACCAAGATGGACCTGGAGAACCAGCTGAACTGCTGTGGGCTGCTCGATGTCCCCGAAAGTCGGGCCCAGTTTGAGCTGGATGTGGCTCACTGTACCGCT TTATGCAAAAGTGAAAGCTGTCACACCTGCGGGGATTTGATGCTGACTCATGCAACAGTGGCTCTGAAGATTCTCGGGGGCGTCGGGCTCTTCTTCAGCTTCACAGAG ATCCTGGGAGTGTGGCTCGCGGTGCGCTACAGGAACCAGAAGGATCCACGGGCAAACCCGAGTGCTTTCCTATAG